Proteins from one Campylobacter concisus genomic window:
- a CDS encoding TRAP transporter permease, which produces MNEVKDNEEQFVEVKTREINSNFYNYFIAIVCFSWSVFQLYIAYFPLNTNISRSIHLAFAVGLVFLLYPVTFHKKAHSSLPFYDLVFCVAGVVAVLYPAVYFYELADRTGDYITQDIVISFLAIIVLLEAGRRVMGPALPIICILFLIYDHFGPYMPDIIAHQGASFEKIAGHMFLTTEGIFGVPIGVSVSFIYLFVLFGSLLERAGAGQYFINLAFSLLGKYRGGPAKASVIASGLTGMVSGSSTANVVTVGTFTIPLMKKAGLSRTKAGAIEVAAGVNGQLMPPIMGAAAFIIAEFLGMTYTNVMMAAVIPAFACYLSLFFIVHLESVKLGLKGINQSEFHSRFKIFVSGLHYITPILILLYTLLIAKESAIAAAFNAIGFLFLIMIFQEPVKKLASGEKVGINDVLIGFEDIFWAMVAAAKSMTTIAIATALAGIIVGSISLTGLGQVLSDLVELLAGDNIVMILLLTAMMSLILGMGLPTTANYIVVSSLVAPVILFLAHKNGFLIPAIAVHLFVFYFGILADDTPPVGIAAYAAAGIAKANPITVGVQGFFYDLRTAILPFAFFFNNKLMLIESVNEGDPLDSKGIVWMSNPLEILLVFGMAIVGMFAFSSLLQGYYVTKLRIWERILLIPVVPLALVPNICAKFNLIPNEYTAYIVAAVLYGFVFMTQWGIKDKPLDQIKII; this is translated from the coding sequence CTTTATATAGCTTATTTTCCGCTTAATACAAATATTTCGCGCTCGATACACTTAGCCTTTGCAGTTGGTCTTGTATTTTTGCTTTATCCAGTCACTTTTCATAAAAAGGCACATTCTAGTTTGCCATTTTACGATCTAGTTTTTTGTGTGGCAGGCGTTGTTGCTGTGCTTTATCCAGCGGTTTATTTTTATGAACTAGCTGATAGGACAGGGGACTACATAACACAAGATATCGTAATATCGTTTTTGGCGATCATTGTCTTGCTCGAGGCTGGCAGGCGTGTCATGGGACCAGCACTTCCAATTATTTGTATATTATTTTTGATATATGATCACTTTGGTCCTTATATGCCAGACATCATCGCTCATCAAGGTGCCAGCTTTGAAAAGATCGCAGGCCATATGTTTTTAACGACTGAGGGTATCTTTGGTGTGCCTATCGGAGTTAGCGTTAGTTTTATCTATCTTTTTGTTCTTTTTGGCTCATTGCTTGAGAGGGCAGGTGCTGGACAATACTTCATAAATTTAGCTTTCTCACTTCTTGGAAAATATAGAGGCGGCCCAGCTAAGGCTTCAGTCATCGCAAGTGGTCTAACTGGTATGGTTTCAGGAAGCTCTACTGCAAATGTTGTAACAGTTGGTACATTTACCATACCACTTATGAAAAAAGCCGGTCTTTCACGCACAAAAGCTGGAGCCATTGAGGTCGCTGCTGGCGTAAATGGACAGCTCATGCCTCCGATCATGGGCGCAGCTGCCTTTATCATCGCTGAGTTTTTAGGCATGACATACACAAATGTCATGATGGCAGCGGTAATTCCAGCTTTTGCTTGCTATTTGTCACTATTTTTCATCGTTCATTTAGAGAGCGTGAAGCTTGGCTTAAAAGGTATAAATCAAAGCGAGTTTCACTCAAGATTTAAAATTTTTGTAAGTGGACTTCACTATATAACTCCGATTTTGATTTTACTTTATACACTATTAATCGCAAAAGAGTCAGCTATTGCTGCGGCGTTTAATGCGATTGGATTTTTATTTTTAATAATGATCTTTCAAGAGCCAGTTAAAAAGCTAGCAAGTGGCGAAAAAGTTGGAATAAATGATGTGTTAATAGGCTTTGAAGATATATTTTGGGCGATGGTTGCAGCCGCAAAAAGTATGACAACGATCGCCATTGCAACCGCACTTGCAGGTATCATCGTGGGCTCTATCTCTCTAACTGGCCTTGGTCAGGTGCTTTCAGATCTAGTTGAGTTACTTGCTGGTGATAATATAGTTATGATATTGCTTCTTACTGCGATGATGTCGCTAATACTAGGAATGGGTCTTCCAACGACGGCAAACTACATTGTAGTTTCAAGTCTTGTGGCACCTGTTATTTTATTTTTAGCGCACAAAAATGGCTTTTTAATCCCAGCCATTGCTGTGCATCTTTTTGTCTTTTACTTTGGAATTTTAGCTGATGACACGCCACCAGTTGGTATCGCAGCTTATGCAGCAGCTGGTATTGCTAAAGCAAATCCTATAACTGTTGGTGTTCAAGGATTCTTTTATGATCTAAGAACGGCGATCTTGCCATTTGCCTTTTTCTTTAACAACAAACTTATGCTGATAGAAAGCGTAAACGAGGGCGATCCGCTTGATTCAAAAGGGATCGTTTGGATGAGCAATCCGCTTGAAATTTTACTTGTCTTTGGTATGGCGATCGTGGGAATGTTTGCATTTTCAAGCTTACTTCAAGGCTACTATGTCACAAAGCTTAGGATCTGGGAGCGTATTCTTTTGATCCCTGTTGTGCCACTAGCTCTTGTGCCAAATATATGTGCGAAATTTAATCTTATACCAAACGAATACACTGCTTATATCGTAGCTGCTGTACTTTATGGATTTGTTTTTATGACTCAATGGGGTATTAAAGATAAACCACTTGATCAAATAAAAATAATCTAA
- a CDS encoding tetratricopeptide repeat protein: MKKMIFISILAACAFAGNFEDGLKAYGSSNFKEALAKFKAGCAENDAKSCVKTGAIYQLGKTALPNPSKALEYYNKACEAGEVEGCSAAGGLYLNTEPQKARELFNKACDKNDGYSCEMVGSILIEAKEFKKAYEFLVKGCELGDKMSCEFAGDLRRSKQL; encoded by the coding sequence ATGAAAAAAATGATTTTTATCTCAATATTAGCTGCTTGTGCTTTTGCAGGTAACTTTGAAGATGGCCTAAAGGCATATGGGAGCTCGAATTTCAAAGAAGCTTTAGCAAAATTTAAAGCAGGATGTGCAGAAAATGATGCAAAATCATGTGTAAAAACTGGCGCCATTTATCAGCTAGGCAAAACAGCTCTACCTAATCCAAGCAAGGCCTTAGAGTACTATAATAAAGCTTGCGAAGCTGGTGAGGTTGAAGGTTGCTCGGCAGCTGGTGGGCTTTATCTAAATACTGAGCCGCAAAAAGCAAGAGAACTTTTTAACAAAGCTTGTGATAAGAATGATGGATATTCTTGTGAGATGGTAGGTTCTATCTTGATAGAAGCTAAAGAATTTAAAAAAGCTTATGAATTTTTAGTAAAAGGCTGCGAATTAGGCGATAAGATGTCTTGCGAATTTGCAGGAGATCTAAGACGCTCAAAACAACTATAA
- a CDS encoding M48 family metallopeptidase yields the protein MARKTPSLKQKSINLDFYGLSVLINFKTNVKSMRLRVGKDAKITLSMPFYSTQKMALSFLEMHRIWLENTYKKALANLPKDDEVKFLGQIYKIKFDENFKEPFFDGEFVFTPNLKSLERFVKVRAKELFLELVSHFQPFINKPIKRIVIRNSKTRWGSCNHKKGYINLSLRLIEKPLSAVRYVVLHELTHMLYPHHQKSFYDFIEKIMPDYKKQEQILKA from the coding sequence ATGGCAAGAAAAACGCCTAGTTTAAAGCAAAAGAGCATAAATTTAGACTTTTATGGGCTAAGCGTTTTAATAAATTTTAAAACAAATGTAAAATCCATGCGTCTAAGAGTTGGCAAGGACGCTAAGATCACGCTATCTATGCCATTTTACAGCACACAAAAGATGGCTCTTAGCTTTCTTGAGATGCACAGAATTTGGCTTGAAAATACTTACAAAAAAGCTCTTGCAAATTTACCAAAAGATGATGAGGTAAAATTTCTTGGGCAAATTTATAAGATAAAATTTGATGAAAATTTTAAAGAGCCATTTTTTGATGGCGAGTTTGTCTTTACTCCAAATTTAAAAAGCCTTGAGCGTTTTGTAAAAGTAAGAGCAAAAGAGCTATTTTTAGAGCTTGTGAGCCATTTTCAGCCTTTTATAAACAAACCAATCAAGCGTATCGTCATACGAAATAGCAAAACTCGCTGGGGCAGCTGCAATCATAAAAAAGGCTATATAAACCTAAGTCTAAGACTCATAGAAAAGCCACTCTCAGCCGTGCGCTACGTCGTTCTTCACGAACTAACACACATGCTCTATCCACATCATCAAAAAAGTTTTTACGATTTTATAGAAAAAATCATGCCTGATTATAAAAAACAAGAGCAAATTTTAAAAGCGTAA
- a CDS encoding MATE family efflux transporter — MNLSMRKLVVPIFLDMFLHFITLIINTYMVTKVSVHLVGAMGAGNQVMDLFMTIFNFLSIGCSVVVAQALGAKKNDLASNVIHASITSNTIFGVFSAIIIYVFGYNILNLLNVPKELIDESFSYLHILGFALLFDGIGMVLAAVLRVYNFATGVMLTSVLMNVITIFGNAIALFGWFDLPNLGLQGVAISTLVGRLIGVFVLLYMLTRVAKVKIYFKKLLVVPFEILKKILSIGLPSAGENLLWMAQYMVAFGFVASMGEASLSVQTIYFQITLLILLCGASISVANEVIVGHLVGASEFNEAYTRTFRALRLGVFITLVVVLIAYALKYQIMDALNLNENLRTIMLPLFTLSIFLEAGRTFNIVIVNALRASGDAKFPLVTGLIFMWGLSLPLGYFLGIYLGWGIIGVWIGFCADEWLRGLANTWRWRSKKWQEKRLV, encoded by the coding sequence ATGAACTTATCTATGAGAAAACTCGTAGTTCCGATATTTTTAGATATGTTTTTACACTTCATTACGCTCATCATCAACACCTACATGGTTACAAAAGTGAGTGTGCATCTAGTTGGTGCCATGGGTGCGGGCAATCAAGTGATGGATCTTTTTATGACTATTTTTAACTTTCTAAGCATCGGCTGCTCAGTCGTCGTCGCACAAGCTTTGGGAGCTAAAAAGAACGATCTAGCCTCAAATGTCATACATGCAAGCATCACTTCAAACACCATATTTGGCGTATTTTCAGCCATCATCATCTACGTCTTTGGCTACAACATCTTAAATTTACTAAATGTGCCAAAAGAGCTCATCGACGAGAGCTTTTCATATCTACATATCCTTGGTTTTGCCTTGCTCTTTGACGGCATAGGTATGGTGCTAGCTGCGGTACTTCGCGTTTATAACTTCGCAACTGGCGTAATGCTAACCTCAGTTTTGATGAACGTAATCACCATCTTTGGCAACGCCATTGCCCTTTTTGGCTGGTTTGACCTGCCAAATTTAGGCCTACAAGGGGTCGCTATCTCGACGCTTGTGGGCAGGCTGATCGGCGTATTTGTCCTACTTTACATGCTCACTCGCGTGGCAAAAGTTAAAATTTACTTTAAAAAGCTACTTGTCGTGCCATTTGAAATTTTAAAGAAAATCCTCTCAATCGGCCTTCCAAGCGCAGGCGAAAATTTACTCTGGATGGCGCAATACATGGTCGCTTTTGGCTTTGTGGCAAGCATGGGCGAGGCTAGCCTTAGCGTGCAGACCATTTACTTTCAGATCACGCTTCTTATCTTGCTTTGTGGAGCGAGCATCAGTGTGGCAAACGAGGTCATCGTTGGGCATTTAGTTGGAGCAAGCGAGTTTAACGAGGCCTATACAAGGACATTTAGAGCGCTAAGACTTGGAGTTTTTATCACACTCGTAGTCGTGCTTATAGCTTATGCACTAAAGTATCAAATCATGGACGCACTAAATTTAAACGAAAATTTACGTACGATCATGTTGCCACTTTTTACACTTTCGATATTTCTTGAAGCGGGTAGAACCTTTAATATCGTCATCGTAAATGCCCTTCGTGCAAGCGGCGACGCAAAATTTCCACTAGTAACCGGGCTTATCTTTATGTGGGGGCTTTCGCTGCCACTTGGATATTTTTTAGGTATCTATCTTGGCTGGGGAATTATCGGCGTTTGGATAGGATTTTGTGCTGATGAGTGGCTAAGAGGCCTTGCAAATACGTGGCGTTGGAGAAGCAAAAAATGGCAAGAAAAACGCCTAGTTTAA
- the abc-f gene encoding ribosomal protection-like ABC-F family protein, translating to MALIDLIDVSKKFGANEILNAVNFSVNENEKIAIIGKNGSGKSTLMKIISGEVAADSGRRIVQSLISVEMLAQTPNFNATFTVRQALNNELKEIFDAISEYEKSGVLLANDPENKEILKEQERLLKFIEAKDGWNIEHKIERILQEFKLKEYENRPICSLSGGEIRRVALGALILKKPDVLLLDEPTNHLDVYMVKFLEDMLKSSNQSIVFISHDRYFIDSLATRCVEVEEAGLRSFDGGYANYLTKKEEILASLAKSHETLLKQLKAEEEWLRRGVKARLKRNEGRKERVLAMREEAKKNPGVIRRVRLELERASKNFNQTQSQNRKKMLFEFKNLSKSIDGKVLFEKFDARVLQGERIAIVGRNGSGKSTLLKILLGLEKPSSGEIKRGEVSIGYFDQARNVLDDDKSLIETFCPNGGDHVLVRGRNMHVYGYLKNFLFPKEFLDKKIGVLSGGEKNRVALAMLFTKTYDVLVLDEPTNDLDIATINILEDYLQSFEGAILLVSHDRYFVDKMASKLWAFEGERINVLHEEYSVYLELEDELKELDKFEKELANNQNEAKQKSKTGVKLSYKQTQILNTYPDKISALEARVAELNEGLSDPKIYQEVGLTKLYEELEKAKAELESLENEYFEVLEIAEELE from the coding sequence ATGGCATTAATCGACCTGATAGACGTAAGTAAAAAATTTGGTGCAAATGAGATTTTAAACGCTGTAAATTTTAGTGTAAATGAAAATGAAAAAATAGCGATCATCGGTAAAAATGGCAGCGGTAAAAGCACGCTTATGAAGATCATCTCTGGCGAAGTGGCAGCTGATAGTGGCAGACGCATAGTGCAAAGCCTAATAAGCGTCGAGATGCTAGCTCAAACTCCAAATTTTAACGCAACTTTTACCGTAAGGCAGGCGCTAAATAACGAGCTAAAAGAGATATTTGACGCGATAAGCGAGTATGAAAAAAGTGGCGTCTTGCTAGCAAATGATCCTGAAAACAAAGAAATTTTAAAAGAGCAAGAGAGGCTTTTAAAATTTATAGAGGCAAAGGATGGCTGGAATATCGAGCATAAGATTGAGCGAATTTTGCAAGAATTTAAGCTAAAAGAGTATGAAAACAGACCTATTTGCTCGCTAAGTGGTGGTGAGATACGTCGCGTGGCACTGGGTGCGCTCATCCTTAAAAAGCCAGATGTCTTACTGCTTGACGAGCCGACGAACCACCTTGATGTCTACATGGTTAAATTTCTTGAAGATATGTTAAAAAGTTCAAATCAAAGCATAGTTTTTATAAGTCACGATAGATATTTCATAGACTCGCTCGCTACCAGGTGCGTTGAGGTCGAGGAGGCTGGACTTAGAAGCTTTGATGGTGGATATGCAAACTATCTAACCAAAAAAGAGGAAATTTTAGCAAGTCTTGCAAAGTCGCACGAGACTTTGCTAAAGCAGCTAAAGGCCGAGGAAGAGTGGCTAAGGCGCGGCGTAAAAGCTAGGCTAAAGCGAAACGAGGGCAGAAAAGAGCGAGTGCTCGCCATGCGTGAGGAGGCGAAGAAAAATCCAGGCGTGATAAGGCGCGTGAGGCTAGAGCTTGAGCGTGCAAGTAAAAATTTCAACCAAACGCAGAGCCAAAACCGCAAAAAAATGCTTTTTGAGTTTAAAAATTTAAGCAAAAGCATAGATGGTAAGGTGCTTTTTGAAAAATTTGACGCAAGGGTCTTGCAGGGCGAGCGTATAGCTATAGTCGGACGAAATGGCAGTGGCAAGAGCACACTACTTAAAATTTTGCTAGGGCTTGAAAAGCCAAGTAGCGGCGAGATAAAAAGAGGCGAAGTAAGTATCGGCTACTTTGACCAAGCTAGAAATGTCCTTGATGATGACAAGAGCCTGATCGAGACCTTTTGTCCAAACGGCGGCGACCACGTGCTAGTTCGTGGGCGAAATATGCACGTTTATGGCTATCTTAAAAATTTTCTCTTTCCAAAGGAATTTCTAGATAAAAAGATAGGCGTTTTAAGTGGCGGCGAAAAAAACCGCGTGGCACTTGCGATGCTTTTTACCAAAACTTACGACGTACTGGTACTTGACGAGCCGACAAACGACCTTGATATCGCAACTATTAATATCTTAGAAGACTACTTGCAAAGCTTTGAGGGGGCGATCTTGCTAGTAAGCCACGATAGGTATTTTGTCGATAAGATGGCGAGTAAGCTTTGGGCGTTTGAAGGCGAGAGGATAAATGTTTTGCACGAAGAATACAGCGTCTATTTGGAGCTTGAAGATGAGCTAAAAGAGCTTGATAAATTTGAAAAAGAGCTTGCAAATAACCAAAATGAAGCTAAACAAAAGAGCAAAACCGGCGTAAAGCTAAGCTATAAACAAACGCAAATTTTAAATACATATCCAGATAAAATTTCAGCCCTTGAGGCAAGAGTGGCTGAGCTAAACGAGGGGCTTAGTGATCCAAAAATTTATCAAGAAGTGGGGCTTACTAAACTTTATGAAGAGCTAGAAAAGGCAAAAGCCGAGCTTGAAAGCCTAGAAAATGAGTATTTTGAAGTTTTAGAGATCGCTGAGGAGCTAGAGTAG